The sequence TGGAAGGAGGTAAGCCGATGGAAAGAGGATTAAGAAAGAAGAGAATAGGCAAAGTTGTTTCAGATAAAATGGATAAAACAATAGTAGTAGCTGTTGAAACTAAGGTTAGACATCCACTATATGGTAAAACTGTTAACAGAACAACAAAGTTTAAAGCTCATGATGAAAATAATGAAGCTCATATTGGTGATAGAGTAACAATAATGGAAACAAGACCATTATCTAAAGATAAGAGATGGAGATTAGTTGAGATAGTTGAAAAGGCTAAATAGTAGCTTTAAAACTGAAAGGAGGGTAATTCACAATGATACAACAACAAACCTTACTAAAAGTTGGAGATAATTCTGGAGCAAAAGAAATAATGTGCATCAGAGTATTAGGTGGTTCAAAAAGAAAGTTTGGTAATATTGGAGATGTGATCGTTGCTAGCGTTAAAAGTGCAACACCAGGTGGAGTTGTTAAAAAAGGTGACGTTGTAAAGGCAGTTATAGTAAGATCTAAAAGAGGATTAAGAAGAGCAGATGGTTCATACATCAAATTTGATGAAAATGCTGCTGTAATTATAAAAGATGATAAGCAACCAAGAGGAACTCGTATCTTCGGACCAGTTGCTAGGGAGCTAAGAGATAAGGAATTTAACAAAATATTATCATTAGCACCTGAAGTTCTATAATAAAAAAATAGGAGGTGGCTAAGTTGAAGAAGGTACACGTAAGAAAGAATGACACAGTAGTCGTAATCTCTGGTAAAGACAAAGGTAAGACTGGCGAAGTTTTAAAAGTATATCCTAAGACAGGAAAAGTTCTTGTTAAAGGAGTTAATGAAGTAAGCAGACACAAGAAACCAAGCAGAGAAAATATGCAAGGTGGAATTGTTAAGTCAGAAGCTGCTATATACAGTTCAAAAGTTATGCTATATTGCACAAAATGCAAAAGCGCTACAAGAATAGCTAATAAAATATTAGAAGACGGATCAAAAGTTAGAGTATGCAAAAAATGCGGAGAAACATTCTAATAGATTCTGAAAGGAGGTACTTTAAATGATTCCAAGACTTCAAGAAAAGTATGAAAATGAAGTAAAACAAGCTATGATGGATAAGTTCGGATATAAGAACATTATGGAAGTTCCAAAGCTTGAAAAGATAGTTATAAACATGGGAGTAGGAGAAGCTAAAGATAATTCTAAGGTTCTAGAATCAGCTGTTGCTGATTTAACTTTAATAACAGGTCAAAAGCCAATATTAACTAGAGCTAAGAAATCTGTTGCTAACTTCAAAATAAGAGAAAATATGCCTTTAGGATGTAAAGTAACATTAAGAAAGGCTAAAATGTATGAATTCTGCGATAAACTAGTATCAATAGCTTTACCAAGAGTTAGAGATTTTAGAGGAGTTTCTGATAAATCATTTGATGGAAGAGGTAACTACTCACTAGGAATTAAGGAACAATTAATATTCCCAGAAATAGAATATGATAAGATAGACAAGGTTAGAGGTATGGACATTATCTTCGTTACAAGTGCTAACACTGACGAAGAAGCAAGAGAATTATTAAGATTCCTTGGAATGCCATTTGCTCATAAATAAGGAGGGGATATCGTGGCACGTAAGGCAATTAT comes from Clostridium sp. TW13 and encodes:
- the rplX gene encoding 50S ribosomal protein L24, whose translation is MKKVHVRKNDTVVVISGKDKGKTGEVLKVYPKTGKVLVKGVNEVSRHKKPSRENMQGGIVKSEAAIYSSKVMLYCTKCKSATRIANKILEDGSKVRVCKKCGETF
- the rplE gene encoding 50S ribosomal protein L5, which translates into the protein MIPRLQEKYENEVKQAMMDKFGYKNIMEVPKLEKIVINMGVGEAKDNSKVLESAVADLTLITGQKPILTRAKKSVANFKIRENMPLGCKVTLRKAKMYEFCDKLVSIALPRVRDFRGVSDKSFDGRGNYSLGIKEQLIFPEIEYDKIDKVRGMDIIFVTSANTDEEARELLRFLGMPFAHK
- the rpsQ gene encoding 30S ribosomal protein S17, coding for MERGLRKKRIGKVVSDKMDKTIVVAVETKVRHPLYGKTVNRTTKFKAHDENNEAHIGDRVTIMETRPLSKDKRWRLVEIVEKAK
- the rplN gene encoding 50S ribosomal protein L14; amino-acid sequence: MIQQQTLLKVGDNSGAKEIMCIRVLGGSKRKFGNIGDVIVASVKSATPGGVVKKGDVVKAVIVRSKRGLRRADGSYIKFDENAAVIIKDDKQPRGTRIFGPVARELRDKEFNKILSLAPEVL